TGGAACAATTCCAAGAACAAACAGTGGCACGGCCATTTTCAATAGCCCGTTTAACTGACCAATACGGAACACAAACATATGACGATCCGGAGTATAACTGACTAGAATCCAGCGAGATTCATTGGTACTCAGCGTTGCGTCCTGTGGTTTGATGGTCTGAAACGTAAACAATCCCTGTCGACTGAGCAGTTGCCCCTGTTGCTGTTGGTTAATCACATTCCACTCTTCAGGAAATTGTCGATAGAAACTGAAATTTGCTCGCTCTTTGATAACGTTCCCCCACTCCTCATTCTCACTGAGACCACGCATCCAATAGCCATCCCGATTCAAAAATAGCAGGCGAGATTCGGTCAGCTGCTCTGCTTTGACTAACTGACTCAGAAGCAACTGGCCATTATAGTTAAGAACAATCACTCCACGGGGATGTGTTGTATCAGCCGGACTGAAAACGGGAGCAACAAAACGAAGTGTCGGTTGATATGGCACCTGAAACTGATTATTTTCGATATTTAGATCAAACGGAGATAAAAAGGTCTGTCCTTGTTGAAGAGCGATCCCTTTCTGGAAATACTCGTGATCGCTTTTATTCTGCAGGTGGTCACTCTCTACAATATGAAGTTGTTTTTCCCCATCATAATTGACACGAACCTTCTCCTGACCGGACGCATCAAGAAAGCGGATTTGAATATACCATCCTCGAGCGCGGGCAAAGGCTGCAAATTCACGTGCAATACCATGTAACTTTTCTGGATACTGAGTGGTAGCGTAATCAATAACTTCGTTTTGTTGCGACAAAAAGCTCAGATCAGCCAGCATGGTGGATAATTCAAGGCGGAGTTCCTGCGTAATCAGAGCCATGACGTGCTCCTGTTGGGTCATCATCTCCTGTTGATGCTCCATAACACGCCGGGAATATCCCTGATAAAAAATCACGCAAAGTACCAGCACCATTACCAGGCAGATGCCCAGAAAAATCCTCAGTGGTGAGGTTTCGGTCGAGCGCGATGAGAGTGTGAGGTTAAATCGATCCATGCCGTATCCTGAAAGTTCTCATTTCGCTATTACTATAGCAAATATACTGATCGATCCTGCTTATTTAAAAAAAAAGGCGCTCCCTAAAAGGGAGCGCCTTGAACAAGCTT
This is a stretch of genomic DNA from uncultured Desulfuromonas sp.. It encodes these proteins:
- a CDS encoding diguanylate cyclase; this encodes MDRFNLTLSSRSTETSPLRIFLGICLVMVLVLCVIFYQGYSRRVMEHQQEMMTQQEHVMALITQELRLELSTMLADLSFLSQQNEVIDYATTQYPEKLHGIAREFAAFARARGWYIQIRFLDASGQEKVRVNYDGEKQLHIVESDHLQNKSDHEYFQKGIALQQGQTFLSPFDLNIENNQFQVPYQPTLRFVAPVFSPADTTHPRGVIVLNYNGQLLLSQLVKAEQLTESRLLFLNRDGYWMRGLSENEEWGNVIKERANFSFYRQFPEEWNVINQQQQGQLLSRQGLFTFQTIKPQDATLSTNESRWILVSYTPDRHMFVFRIGQLNGLLKMAVPLFVLGIVPAWIIALFLAHARERKLDLAFKANYDRLTGLPNRTLFADRFDQVLWASERNKTQFAVLYCDLDGFKAVNDGLGHDAGDELLVAIARTMEAVVRKSDTIARLGGDEFVVLLANIKSAHDAEQVAEKIIASLTTSFTLKKGQARVGVSIGISCYPADSQERDELLRFADQAMYRAKNKGKGCYFRHGQQNDAEK